From one Haloferax marinisediminis genomic stretch:
- a CDS encoding CPBP family intramembrane glutamic endopeptidase — protein sequence MATFGDAPTGSNTRTDSVEHRRVFIFLVVAFGLAGATALVVFATGGLTNSPQLAFGLPLWLVLVSTFYMFSPAVANVVTRLVTDEGWDDMRIRPAVRSNARTYLLAWLVPGLLTAIGTVLFFAAFPAYFDPNASAFRDVLPAGAPLGLVVVVQLLQGLVLGATLNTVFAFGEELGWRAYLLQKLLPLGPRRAVLVLGVIWGAWHWPLIALGYNYGFDYVGAPWTGFLAMVWMTTATGTFLAWVALRADSVWPAALGHGMINAFAGIGFIFATSGAPSLLGPTVVGAVVAIPWAVVAVALLIRSPVFAT from the coding sequence ATGGCTACCTTTGGAGACGCCCCGACGGGGTCGAACACCCGTACCGACTCGGTCGAGCATCGTCGCGTCTTCATCTTCCTCGTCGTCGCCTTCGGGCTCGCGGGGGCGACTGCGCTCGTCGTGTTCGCCACCGGCGGCTTGACCAACTCCCCGCAGCTCGCCTTTGGCTTGCCACTGTGGCTGGTCCTCGTCAGTACGTTCTACATGTTCTCGCCGGCCGTCGCCAACGTCGTCACCCGCCTCGTGACCGATGAGGGCTGGGACGACATGCGGATTCGGCCTGCGGTTCGGTCGAACGCCAGAACCTACCTCCTCGCGTGGCTTGTCCCGGGGCTGCTGACGGCGATTGGGACGGTGTTGTTCTTCGCCGCTTTCCCGGCATATTTCGACCCCAACGCGTCGGCGTTTCGTGACGTCTTGCCGGCCGGTGCACCACTCGGACTCGTCGTGGTCGTACAGCTCCTCCAGGGGCTCGTTCTCGGCGCGACGCTGAACACGGTCTTCGCCTTCGGAGAGGAGCTCGGCTGGCGGGCGTACCTCTTACAGAAACTCCTCCCACTGGGCCCTCGTCGCGCCGTCCTCGTGTTGGGCGTCATCTGGGGGGCGTGGCACTGGCCGCTCATCGCGCTCGGCTACAACTACGGATTCGACTACGTCGGTGCGCCGTGGACCGGGTTTCTGGCGATGGTCTGGATGACGACGGCGACAGGGACGTTCCTCGCGTGGGTCGCGCTCCGTGCCGACTCGGTGTGGCCTGCAGCCCTCGGTCACGGGATGATAAACGCCTTCGCGGGAATCGGCTTCATCTTCGCCACGTCCGGTGCGCCATCACTCCTTGGTCCGACCGTCGTTGGCGCTGTCGTCGCCATCCCGTGGGCAGTCGTCGCTGTGGCTCTCTTGATTCGGTCGCCAGTGTTCGCGACGTAA
- a CDS encoding excinuclease ABC subunit C, whose translation MDAGAVRERASELPSDPGVYQFVDGETVLYVGKAVDIRARVRSYADPRSERISRMVARSESIDFAVTDTETQALLLEANLIKRHQPRYNVRLKDDKSYPLVQLTNHPVPRIDVTRDPEDSATVFGPYTDKGRVETVVKAIRETYGLRGCSDHKYANRSRPCLDFEMGLCTAPCTGEIAEDAYRDDVESAVRFFEGETGVLADPLRREMEAAAQDEEFERAANLRDRLDAVESFHGAGEAAVSSHSDERAIDVLGVSLRGDSATVARLHAERGQLVDRTRHHLDAPEGEDRTAAVLSAFLAQFYAERELPDAVVLSEHPDDQDVVSWLESEGVSVRVPGAGREAKLVELALKNARRRAGRDDGLATLARELNLDVRRVSRIEGFDVSHAQGKSVVGSDVCFVDGSAETADYRRRRLTERNDDFANMRELIHWRATRALEGRDDRPDPDLLLIDGGKGQLNAALDALDETGWGVPAVGIAKERELVITPDRTFDWPDDAPHLHVLQRVRDEAHRFAVQYHQTLRDEVKTVLDDVPGVGPKTRRALLTRFGSVDGVREATLDDLTDVPGVGQKTAEELKRRL comes from the coding sequence ATGGACGCAGGTGCGGTCAGAGAGCGGGCCAGCGAACTACCGTCTGACCCCGGCGTGTACCAGTTCGTCGACGGTGAGACGGTTCTCTACGTCGGGAAAGCGGTCGATATCCGCGCTCGCGTCCGGTCGTATGCAGACCCGCGGTCCGAGCGCATCTCCCGGATGGTCGCCCGGTCGGAGAGTATCGACTTCGCCGTCACGGACACCGAAACACAAGCGCTCCTCCTCGAAGCGAACCTCATCAAGCGCCACCAGCCGCGGTACAACGTCCGCCTCAAGGACGACAAATCCTACCCGCTCGTCCAACTGACGAACCACCCCGTCCCGCGAATCGACGTGACGCGCGACCCCGAAGACTCCGCGACCGTGTTCGGCCCATACACCGACAAAGGGCGCGTCGAGACGGTCGTGAAGGCCATCCGCGAGACGTACGGGCTTCGCGGGTGTTCGGACCACAAGTACGCGAATCGGTCGCGTCCGTGCCTCGACTTCGAGATGGGCCTCTGTACCGCACCGTGTACCGGCGAGATCGCCGAAGACGCCTATCGCGACGACGTCGAGTCAGCAGTCCGGTTCTTCGAAGGCGAGACGGGTGTGCTCGCCGACCCACTCCGTCGCGAGATGGAGGCGGCCGCACAGGACGAAGAGTTCGAACGCGCCGCCAACCTGCGTGACCGACTCGACGCAGTCGAATCGTTCCACGGCGCTGGTGAGGCGGCCGTCTCGTCGCACTCCGACGAGCGGGCGATAGACGTTCTCGGCGTCTCACTCCGCGGAGATTCGGCCACCGTCGCCCGTCTCCACGCCGAACGCGGGCAGTTAGTCGACAGAACGCGCCACCACCTCGACGCACCGGAGGGCGAAGACCGAACTGCTGCCGTCCTCTCGGCGTTCCTCGCACAGTTCTACGCCGAACGCGAACTCCCCGACGCGGTGGTCTTGTCCGAACATCCGGACGACCAAGACGTCGTCTCGTGGCTCGAATCAGAGGGTGTGAGCGTCCGCGTTCCCGGTGCCGGCCGCGAAGCGAAGCTCGTCGAACTCGCGTTGAAGAACGCCCGGAGGCGCGCCGGCCGCGACGATGGCCTCGCGACCCTCGCCCGCGAACTGAACCTCGACGTCCGCCGCGTCTCCCGCATCGAAGGCTTCGACGTGAGCCACGCGCAGGGCAAATCCGTCGTCGGGAGCGACGTGTGTTTCGTCGATGGGAGTGCCGAGACGGCCGACTACCGCCGCCGGCGACTCACGGAGCGAAACGACGACTTCGCGAACATGCGCGAACTGATTCATTGGCGAGCGACTCGAGCCCTCGAAGGCCGCGATGACCGCCCTGACCCCGATTTACTCCTCATCGACGGCGGGAAAGGCCAGTTGAACGCCGCCCTCGATGCCCTCGACGAGACTGGGTGGGGCGTTCCAGCGGTGGGCATCGCCAAAGAGCGCGAACTCGTCATCACCCCTGACCGAACCTTCGACTGGCCGGACGACGCGCCACATCTCCACGTCCTCCAGCGAGTTCGAGACGAAGCACACCGGTTCGCCGTCCAGTACCACCAGACGCTCCGCGACGAGGTGAAGACCGTCCTCGACGACGTTCCGGGTGTCGGGCCGAAGACGCGGCGGGCACTGCTGACGCGGTTCGGAAGCGTCGACGGTGTCCGCGAGGCGACGCTGGACGACCTGACGGACGTGCCGGGCGTCGGCCAGAAGACTGCCGAAGAGCTGAAACGACGGCTGTAG
- a CDS encoding methyl-accepting chemotaxis protein → MVLGIITRLRSWVGSQTAITDGGTAAVVDAPDLNVDDDVLLDGVGLPAFVLDEAGRVAAWNSGVEALTGTTAHAALGHRNLGELMYNDPSSKALAQTVLKHPKGADEVDGVELDDPDRLLYAKEETFADARGADCHARHTAMPLYEDGELVGVLQTVRNRTEEVERHREVTSLVDEVETTLRELSRGNLDARATIDESGVVDDQLLLVVDSVNETARNLSHLAANVEDETETATAAVTRAASAADAIVENVEQQRTLLDEGATQMQQFSATMEEVAATADEVDTAAGEAREAAAEGREANTEARSATESVVTMSDELVDRVTELGDRMDDIEAVVEVISEVAEQTNLLALNANIEAARAGEDGDGFAVVAEEVKSLADETRQHTEDITAQIESIQSRTDEAVSAATESNDRIEHADESITEMLEAFEEIASSIDVAADGVAEVSRATDEQAEAVEELTVTIEDVHDRTIETEGAVDSIVVATEESTQALSSLAMEVEELTGGQA, encoded by the coding sequence ATGGTACTCGGAATCATCACTCGTCTCCGCTCGTGGGTCGGCAGTCAGACGGCGATTACTGACGGTGGAACCGCTGCAGTCGTCGACGCACCCGACCTGAACGTCGACGACGATGTTCTCCTCGACGGCGTCGGACTCCCGGCGTTCGTCCTCGACGAAGCGGGACGAGTTGCAGCGTGGAACTCGGGCGTCGAAGCGCTCACCGGAACCACCGCACATGCGGCACTCGGTCACCGAAACCTCGGCGAACTGATGTACAACGACCCGTCGTCGAAGGCGCTCGCACAGACCGTTCTCAAGCACCCGAAAGGGGCAGACGAAGTCGACGGCGTCGAGTTAGACGACCCAGACCGACTGCTGTACGCCAAAGAAGAGACGTTCGCCGACGCGCGCGGAGCAGACTGCCACGCGCGCCACACCGCGATGCCGCTCTACGAAGACGGTGAGTTAGTCGGTGTCCTCCAGACCGTCCGCAACCGAACCGAGGAAGTCGAGCGACACCGCGAAGTCACCAGCCTCGTCGACGAAGTCGAGACGACGCTGCGAGAGTTGAGTCGAGGTAATTTGGATGCTCGCGCCACCATCGACGAAAGCGGCGTCGTCGACGACCAGCTGCTCCTCGTCGTCGATTCGGTGAACGAGACGGCACGCAACCTCTCGCACCTGGCCGCGAACGTCGAAGACGAGACGGAGACGGCGACGGCTGCGGTCACTCGCGCCGCGTCTGCTGCCGACGCCATCGTCGAGAACGTCGAGCAGCAACGCACCTTGCTCGACGAAGGTGCGACCCAGATGCAGCAGTTCAGCGCCACGATGGAAGAGGTCGCTGCGACGGCCGACGAAGTCGACACTGCGGCGGGAGAGGCCCGTGAGGCGGCCGCAGAGGGCCGCGAAGCCAACACCGAAGCGCGCTCGGCAACCGAGAGCGTCGTCACCATGAGCGACGAACTCGTCGACCGAGTGACCGAACTCGGCGACCGAATGGACGACATCGAGGCCGTCGTCGAGGTCATCTCAGAAGTCGCCGAGCAGACGAACCTCCTCGCACTCAACGCGAACATCGAGGCTGCTCGCGCCGGCGAAGACGGCGACGGATTCGCCGTCGTCGCAGAGGAAGTCAAGTCGCTCGCCGACGAGACGCGACAGCACACAGAAGACATCACCGCACAAATCGAGAGCATTCAATCTCGCACCGACGAGGCCGTCAGTGCGGCGACCGAATCCAACGACCGAATCGAGCACGCAGACGAGAGCATCACCGAGATGCTCGAAGCGTTCGAAGAGATTGCGTCGTCCATCGACGTCGCCGCCGACGGCGTCGCCGAGGTGTCGCGAGCGACCGACGAACAGGCCGAAGCAGTCGAAGAACTGACGGTGACTATCGAAGACGTACACGACCGGACCATCGAGACCGAAGGTGCAGTCGATAGCATCGTCGTGGCCACGGAAGAGAGTACACAAGCGCTCTCGTCGCTTGCGATGGAAGTCGAAGAACTGACCGGCGGACAGGCCTAA
- a CDS encoding VIT1/CCC1 transporter family protein, with amino-acid sequence MLETLLGDDVQSSGRYLPEIIYGANDGIVTTFAVVAGVAGAALSPGIVIVLGFANLFADGFSMGMSNYLSERSEEDYHDAVGDGHVRTDGKTPVQTAAMTFAAFIVAGWTPLLPYVFGIEPLFPISIFVTGAAFFLVGASRSLVTNRSWVANGVEMFVVGMAAAAVAYAVGSFLAGFA; translated from the coding sequence ATGCTCGAGACGTTGCTCGGGGACGACGTGCAGTCGTCAGGGCGCTACCTCCCTGAGATAATCTACGGTGCGAACGACGGCATCGTCACGACGTTCGCTGTCGTCGCCGGCGTCGCAGGCGCGGCACTGAGCCCCGGCATCGTCATCGTCCTCGGGTTCGCGAACCTCTTCGCCGACGGGTTCTCGATGGGGATGAGTAACTACCTCTCGGAACGCTCGGAGGAAGATTACCACGACGCAGTGGGCGACGGCCACGTCCGAACAGACGGGAAGACACCAGTTCAGACCGCCGCGATGACGTTCGCCGCCTTCATCGTCGCCGGGTGGACACCGCTTTTACCCTACGTCTTCGGCATCGAACCGCTGTTTCCCATCTCCATCTTCGTCACGGGCGCCGCGTTCTTCCTCGTCGGCGCGAGTCGAAGTCTCGTCACCAACCGGTCGTGGGTCGCAAACGGTGTCGAGATGTTCGTCGTCGGCATGGCCGCGGCGGCCGTAGCCTACGCGGTCGGAAGCTTCCTCGCCGGGTTCGCCTGA
- a CDS encoding ABC transporter ATP-binding protein translates to MAAIELNGVTKRFEDDGGVLDTLVPSSETDVVTAVNDLSFSVESGEVFGFLGPNGAGKSTTINMLLDFVRPTSGSVRVLGHDAQTESVAVRRRTGVLPEGYDVYDRLTGREHVEFAIESKEADDDPDELLARVGLDPEAAERRAGGYSKGMAQRLALAMALAGSPDLLILDEPSSGLDPAGAREMREIVREEADRGATVFFSSHVLGQVEAVCDRVGIMREGELIAEDSIESLRDRMEAEAMLRLDVEGDVDVDAVLAVDGVSSVETGDGRLVVACTDSAKTGVIDAVESTGATVADFETDSASLEDIFLAYTEDEKQEVTA, encoded by the coding sequence ATGGCCGCCATCGAACTGAACGGGGTGACGAAACGGTTCGAAGACGACGGAGGCGTACTCGATACGCTCGTCCCGTCGTCTGAGACCGACGTCGTGACCGCCGTCAACGACCTTTCGTTTTCCGTGGAATCGGGAGAGGTCTTCGGGTTTCTTGGTCCCAACGGCGCCGGAAAGTCGACAACTATCAACATGCTCTTGGACTTCGTCCGCCCGACGAGCGGGTCGGTCCGCGTGCTCGGACACGACGCACAGACCGAGAGTGTCGCTGTCCGTCGCCGAACCGGTGTCCTCCCAGAGGGATACGACGTGTACGACCGGCTCACAGGCCGTGAACACGTCGAATTCGCTATCGAATCGAAGGAAGCCGACGACGACCCTGACGAACTGCTCGCCCGCGTCGGTCTCGACCCAGAGGCCGCCGAGCGACGTGCCGGTGGATACTCGAAAGGGATGGCACAGCGCCTCGCGCTCGCGATGGCGCTCGCCGGCAGTCCAGACCTCCTCATCCTCGACGAACCGTCGTCGGGGCTCGACCCCGCCGGCGCACGCGAGATGCGCGAAATCGTCCGGGAAGAAGCCGACCGTGGGGCGACGGTGTTCTTCTCGAGTCACGTCCTCGGACAGGTCGAAGCCGTCTGTGACCGCGTCGGCATCATGCGCGAGGGCGAACTCATCGCCGAAGACAGCATCGAGAGCCTCCGAGACAGAATGGAGGCCGAAGCCATGCTCCGCCTCGACGTCGAAGGCGACGTCGACGTAGATGCCGTACTCGCCGTCGATGGCGTTTCGTCGGTCGAAACCGGTGACGGACGACTCGTCGTCGCGTGTACTGACAGTGCAAAGACGGGCGTCATCGACGCAGTCGAGTCCACCGGAGCGACGGTGGCCGACTTCGAGACCGATTCGGCGTCGCTGGAGGACATCTTCCTCGCGTACACCGAAGACGAAAAACAGGAGGTCACGGCATGA
- a CDS encoding ABC transporter permease yields the protein MTLESVARKDFRDALRSRWLLGLTLFFSLIIGGSTALFFGVLLKGAGANSESLFGLTTAPGGLFSFSYAGMLGFILALIALVTAHGSLIDERESGTMKLLLSLPNSRRDVVFGKLVGRTLVVIISMLVGFVIALFAMLFTGGQVMFTSYAGQVALSGLLATAFVSIGIWLSATAESQRQALFSTIGLYFIFAVLWSTVATGVPRLLNWALDKVPGVEQLAAEQIVLMRLFIKYLNPLRAYETLVAQLYGSAVAARLFKAGLGEQLLIQPVLKESIPFYLSGPFILAVLLAWIVVPPLLGYWTFKRVDL from the coding sequence ATGACGCTCGAATCCGTCGCACGAAAGGACTTCCGCGACGCCCTCCGCTCGCGGTGGCTCTTGGGCCTCACGCTGTTCTTCAGCCTCATCATCGGCGGGTCGACGGCGCTGTTCTTCGGCGTCCTCCTGAAGGGCGCCGGTGCGAACTCGGAGTCACTGTTCGGACTCACGACTGCACCGGGTGGCCTGTTTAGCTTCTCGTACGCGGGCATGCTCGGGTTCATCCTCGCGCTCATCGCGCTCGTGACCGCGCACGGGTCGCTCATCGACGAGCGGGAGTCCGGGACGATGAAGCTCCTGCTCTCGCTGCCGAACTCCCGTCGCGACGTGGTGTTCGGGAAACTCGTCGGCCGGACGCTCGTCGTCATCATCTCGATGCTCGTCGGGTTCGTCATCGCCCTGTTCGCGATGCTCTTCACCGGTGGGCAGGTCATGTTCACGTCCTACGCCGGACAGGTTGCCCTCTCTGGACTGCTCGCGACGGCGTTCGTCTCCATCGGTATCTGGCTCTCTGCCACCGCCGAGTCACAGCGACAGGCACTCTTCAGCACGATTGGGCTGTACTTCATCTTCGCCGTCCTCTGGTCGACGGTTGCGACGGGCGTTCCGCGCCTCCTCAACTGGGCACTCGACAAGGTTCCGGGCGTCGAGCAGCTGGCTGCTGAACAGATTGTGCTCATGCGTCTGTTCATCAAGTATCTGAATCCGCTCCGGGCCTACGAGACACTCGTCGCACAGCTGTACGGGTCGGCCGTGGCGGCCCGCCTGTTCAAAGCTGGCCTCGGTGAGCAACTTCTCATCCAACCCGTGCTGAAAGAGTCGATTCCGTTCTACCTCTCCGGCCCGTTCATCCTCGCGGTACTCCTCGCGTGGATTGTCGTGCCGCCGCTCCTCGGCTACTGGACGTTCAAACGAGTCGACCTCTAA